Sequence from the Deinococcus sedimenti genome:
GGCTACTACGGCGGCTGGATCGACAACCTCATCCAGCGGTTCATCGATGTGCTGTTCTCGCTGCCGCCCCTGATCCTGACGGTCGTGATCCTGACCATCCTCCGCGCTCGCTTCCAAAGCGGAGGCGGGGACTATGACCCGACGCTGCCCATCATCGTGGCCTCCTGCGTCACCGGCTGGGCCGGGTACGCCCGCCTCATCCGCGGCGAGGTGCTGCGCACCCGTCAGCTGGAATACGTTGATGCCGCCCGCGGCCTGGGTGCCCGCGACGGCCGCCTGATCCTGAAACACGTGGTACCCAACAGCATCGCCGCCGTGTTCACGATCGCCGTGCTGGACCTCGCGACCGTGCCGCTCAGCATCGCAGGTCTGTCCTTCCTGGGTCTGGGCTTCGAACCCGGCTTCGCCGAATGGGGCCAGCTGGTGGACGCCGCGCGCGCCTGGCTGAAACCCGAGTACTGGTACGTGCTGGTGTACCCCGCCGTGTTCATCGTGCTGTTCAGCCTCGCGTTCAACCTGTTCGGCGACGGCCTGCGCGACGCGCTGGACCCCAAGTCCCGCTGAACCAGCCTTCACCCGAAGAACCCCCCGCAGACCAGAGCGGGGGGTTCTTCGTGATGGACCGCCAGGTCAGCGGGGACGGGTCAGGACGAACAGGGCCAGCGCCAGCGTCCACAGCAGCGCCGCGAACAGGGGCGTGGACAGGAACGCGCACCCGACCAGGAAGGCCACCGCCGGTGCCGTGGCGGCCTGCATGGCGCCCGCAAGGGCGCGCTGCGGGGCGGGCAGCGTCTCGTCGCGGGCGGTGCGGCGCGACAGGTGCCACGCGACGCCCGCCAGCAGGAGGACCAGCAGCAGCACGCCCACCTGCGCGGCCAGACCCTCGACCCGCAGGGGCTTCAGCAGGGCCAGCAGCGCGCCCAGCGGCACGCCGGGGGCCGCCAGGGTCAGGAACGCCAGGCGGTGGGCACGCCGCGCGGCGCGGAGGTGCCCCGCGGCGTCCCCGACGCGCAGGTCGCGGGTCAGGGCCTCAAGCATGCGCGTGGATCAGCGTGACGGTCGCGGGCTGCCCGGCCACCTGCACCCCGGCGCCCTCCGGGAGTTCCTTGCGCAGGCGCGCCACGCTGCCGCTCCCCGCGTGCAGTCCCGCCTGCCCGACGACCTTCCCGTCCGCCGTGATCTCCGCCCCGGCCTCCCAGGGTCCGGCGCCGTCCAGTCGCACGAGGTGGTAGCGGGCGTTTCCGCGCGCCTCCAGGCGGGCCATGATCTCCTGCCCCACGTAGCAGCCCTTGCGGTAACTGATGGACGGCAGGGGTCCCGTGAGGTCCAGGCCGACCTCCTGCGGGAGGGTGCCGGTCAGGGCGTCGCGCGTGATGTCCGGAATGCCCGCCTGCACGCGCGCGGCGTCCAGTTCGCTCAGCGGCACCTCGGTCCCCGACAGGGCGGCCAGGACGGCCTCCTCGTGCCGGGCGAGGTAGTGCAGGTCCACGCCCGCCACGCCCGCGCGGTTCACGCGACCCGCCAGCACCGTACTCCCGGCCAGGTCGAAGGTCTGCGCGTCCCCCCCGTCCGCCTGCCAGCCGCTCAGGTCAGTGCCGGGCCAGACGTGCACGGTCCGCAGTTCACCCGTGACGTCCTGCACCTCCACCTGATCGAAGATGATGTACCGCCGCAGCCGCGCCGCCAGCGCCCCGGCCTGATCGGCGTCCAGGTGCAGGTACACGTCCTGCTCGCGGCGGTACGCGCGGGCGAACTGCTCGATCTGCCCACGCACGTTCAGGAACGCGCAGGGGACGAGCCCCGGCGTGGGCGCCGCGCGGAGGTTGTTCGTCATCTGACCGTGCACGAAATCCACGCGGTCCGCGCCGGTCACGCGCAGGCTGCTGGAGGGAATCCGGGTCCACATGTCGCCCAGGGTACGGGATGCGGCGCGCCGCATGTGGAACGCGGATGACACGCGGGAAGGGACGGTGGGCTCAGGGCCCAGAGCTTCAGTCGCTGGCGAGGGCCAGTTCGCGCTGCCGGGCCTGCCGGGTCAGGTGCCAGCGGCTCAGGTCGGCGGCGGCGTCCCGGACGATGGCGTTCGCGTGCGGGAGGGCGGCGCGGCGGCTCTGCATGTTGCGGGCGACGATGCCGGTCAGGTCGTCGAGGTTGTGCAGGTGCGCGCCGGGCACCCCGGCGATGTCGGGGTTCAGGATGCGCGGCACGCTGATGTCGATCAGGAACATCGGGCGGCCCGGCCGCTGACGCAGCGCGGCGTTGACCCCGTCGGCGCCCAGGACGTAGTGGGGCGCGCCGCTGGAGGCGATCAGGACGTCGGCCTCGGGCAGGACCTCTTCGAGGTAGTCGGCGGCGCAGGGGCGGCCCCCGAGTTTCTCGGCGAGCTGCCGGGCGCGTTCCACGGTGCGGTTCACGACGATGACGTCCTCGACCCCGGCGGCGCGCAGGTGCGTGAGGGTCAGTTCGGCGGTCTCGCCCGCGCCGATGATCAGCGCGGTGCGGCCCGCGAGGCTGCCCAGGGCCGCCTGAGCGAGTTCCACGGCGGCGCTGGACACGCTGACGATCTTGTCGCTCATGCCGGTCTCGAAACGGACGCGTTTCCCGGCGGCCAGGGCGCCCTGCGCGACCTTGTTCAGGGTGGTGCCGGTCAGGCCGCGTTCGCGGGCGTCCATCCAGGCGCGTTTGACCTGCCCCTGGATCTGCGTCTCGCCGATGACGAGGCTGTCGAGGCCCGCGGCGACGCGGTACAGGTGCGTGACGGCGGCCTCGCCGGTGTGGACGTACAGGTGCTCGCCGAGGTCCTGCGCCCAGGCGCCCTCGAAGGCGGCGCGCGGGTCGCCGCTGACGCCCGCCATGTACACCTCGGTGCGGTTGCAGGTGGCGAGCAGCATGACCTCCTGCGCGTAGCCGCACAGGTGCGAGAGCAGGGTGCCCTCGTGCCCGGCGCGGACGGCAGCCAGTTCGCGGACCTCGACGGGGGCGGTCTGGTGGTTCAGTCCGACGACCACGAAGTCCAGCGCCTGCGGGGCGTGCGTGCCCGTGCGGGTCAGCAGGGCGTGCGCGGTGGGGCAGGAGAGCGTCACGCGAGCCCCACGGACTGGCGGATGTCGGCGCGCAGGGCGTCCAGGCTGGCGGCACGCTGTGTGTCGGGCTGGGTCAGGGCGGCCTCGCGGCGGGCGGTCCAGCTGTCCAGGGTGGCCTCGTCGGGCAGCAGGGCTGCGGTGCGTTCAGCGAGGGCCTGGGCCAGCAGCGGCAGTTCCCGCCCGCTGGTCACGGCGACCTGCACGCCCGCGCGCTGCGCCTGCGCGGGGAAGCGCCAGTTGCCGCGCGTGGCGTCCCCGGCGTCATTCACCAGGGCACCCTGCGCGCGGGCGTCGCGCACGACGGCGTCGTTCACGTCGGCAGAGCCGGTGGCGGCGACGACCATCACCGCGCCGCTCAGGTCGCCGCGCCGGTAGTGGCGGGCCTCGATCTGCACGGGCAGCGCCGCGAGGTCCGGGTGCTGCCCGGGCGCGATGACCTGCACCTGCGCCCCGGCGTCCAGCAGCGTGCGGATGCGGCGCAGCGCGACCTCTCCCCCGCCGACCACGACGACGCGCACGCCGCGAAGATCAAGGAAGGCTGGGAGGAAACTCATCTGCGGCAGCATAGCGTGCCGGGCACGGGGCAGCCGTCCCCGACCGATCGGTCAGAAAGACGACTGGGACGCGATTGCACCCCAGAACCGTCACTGCGCGCGGAACGCGGGGGGCGGGGCTGGCCCCATCAGTCAGCACCTATTGCCCATCCCCCACCCGCAGGGCGGCCTCGGCCGCGTCGGCCAGGGCGTCCAGCGTCGGCACGGCCGCCACCGTCACGCGCGTGAAGCCCGCCTCGCGCGCCGCGTCGGCCGTCTGCTCACCCATCGCCGCCACGCGGAAGTCCGTCCCGGCCAGGGCCGCCAGGTGCCGCGCCGCGCTGCCGGACGCCAGCGTCACCACAGCCGCGCCGCGCAGGCGGTCCATGCTCAGGTCGTCGGGCCGGGCGGGTTCGGTGCGGTACAGTTCCGCCCGCCCGTACGGCAGGCCCCGCGCGGCCAGGGCGCGTTCCAAGTGATCCTCGGCCAGCTGCGAGGTGAGGTGCAGCAGCGTCCCGCCGTCCGGCGTGGCGGGAATCTGCGCGCCCAGGTGCCGCGCGCCCGCCACGGTCGGCACGAAGTCCGCACGCAGACCCCGTTCGGCCAGCGAGCGGGCCGTGCTGGGGCCGACCGCCGCCAGCCGCGTGCCCGCGAGGTGCCGGGCGTCCAGACCCAGCGCGTCCAGATGCTCGAACAGCGCCGCGACCGCCTGATTGCTGGTCAGCAGCAGCCACGCCACGCCGCTCAGATCCCCCAGGCGGGCGTGCAGCGCCTCCGGCTGCGAGGTGGGCGCGAAGCGGATCAGCGGGACCTCCAGCACGCTCGCGCCCCGCGCCCGCAGCCGCTCGGACAGGTCGCTGGCGCCCACGC
This genomic interval carries:
- a CDS encoding ABC transporter permease: MTVAASPKPQGRTRFQEFWTSPATRKLRRNPLAITGLIITILFGLVALFAPLLAKPSGNCLRDLNIATPNEIYNPAGGAFWRAVFTPPDSCYRTERLSFQQQPTRPDAQAPFGTVNGYNIYYGLIWGTRTALKMAFIIVAITLALGVVIGAISGYYGGWIDNLIQRFIDVLFSLPPLILTVVILTILRARFQSGGGDYDPTLPIIVASCVTGWAGYARLIRGEVLRTRQLEYVDAARGLGARDGRLILKHVVPNSIAAVFTIAVLDLATVPLSIAGLSFLGLGFEPGFAEWGQLVDAARAWLKPEYWYVLVYPAVFIVLFSLAFNLFGDGLRDALDPKSR
- the ygfZ gene encoding CAF17-like 4Fe-4S cluster assembly/insertion protein YgfZ, with the protein product MWTRIPSSSLRVTGADRVDFVHGQMTNNLRAAPTPGLVPCAFLNVRGQIEQFARAYRREQDVYLHLDADQAGALAARLRRYIIFDQVEVQDVTGELRTVHVWPGTDLSGWQADGGDAQTFDLAGSTVLAGRVNRAGVAGVDLHYLARHEEAVLAALSGTEVPLSELDAARVQAGIPDITRDALTGTLPQEVGLDLTGPLPSISYRKGCYVGQEIMARLEARGNARYHLVRLDGAGPWEAGAEITADGKVVGQAGLHAGSGSVARLRKELPEGAGVQVAGQPATVTLIHAHA
- the hemA gene encoding glutamyl-tRNA reductase translates to MTLSCPTAHALLTRTGTHAPQALDFVVVGLNHQTAPVEVRELAAVRAGHEGTLLSHLCGYAQEVMLLATCNRTEVYMAGVSGDPRAAFEGAWAQDLGEHLYVHTGEAAVTHLYRVAAGLDSLVIGETQIQGQVKRAWMDARERGLTGTTLNKVAQGALAAGKRVRFETGMSDKIVSVSSAAVELAQAALGSLAGRTALIIGAGETAELTLTHLRAAGVEDVIVVNRTVERARQLAEKLGGRPCAADYLEEVLPEADVLIASSGAPHYVLGADGVNAALRQRPGRPMFLIDISVPRILNPDIAGVPGAHLHNLDDLTGIVARNMQSRRAALPHANAIVRDAAADLSRWHLTRQARQRELALASD
- a CDS encoding precorrin-2 dehydrogenase/sirohydrochlorin ferrochelatase family protein, which gives rise to MSFLPAFLDLRGVRVVVVGGGEVALRRIRTLLDAGAQVQVIAPGQHPDLAALPVQIEARHYRRGDLSGAVMVVAATGSADVNDAVVRDARAQGALVNDAGDATRGNWRFPAQAQRAGVQVAVTSGRELPLLAQALAERTAALLPDEATLDSWTARREAALTQPDTQRAASLDALRADIRQSVGLA